aggaTTGACTGACGGCAACAGCAACTTCCTTCCTTTTTGAAGGAAGATTCATCACTTTCTCTTTCACTATCATTCTCATTTCCAGGTTAGTAAAAATCACGGTTTAATCTATACGTGTTTTTATGATGATATTTGGTTGATTCATGCTAAAAGGATTAGGATTTTGAATGGTTGATTCAAGTGCCTAAAATTGTGTACATCAACTTGGAATTGTTTTTTCAGTAACTAATGAAAACGTAATGAGAGCAACAAATACATGGACGATTgtagaactgaagttcaaagaaCACACAGAACCATCCACATAAATTATCATCTAGTGAACAGCAAACTTAGCTAAATTATTCCTTCCTTTCCAGATATGATACCCTTATTTGTTAATCAGATATGTGACATGGTTATGAATTCTGATAAGACTTATTATTCGTTGATATTTATCCTTTTAGTGGTGGAATCAATGTATGTAAAAACAAAATGAACACTGCATCCAACAATCATGACACATTCTTCAAGAAACGGGTTGAATTGGGTAAAAAATCTGAACGGGTTAATTCTGGTCTACTCAAAATCTACAAAGGGTCAAAATGATTTTCCCTTATGAAACTTGCTAACTTGTAACGGGTCCAAATAGGCAGGGATCAACTATCAGTCGTCGCAACATGACCAATATCCACCACATTAGGATGGAAACTGTAGGTGACTGTTTTACTAGTCAGCTCACATGCGTTTGAGTTCAGTTAGGTTGCTAAAAGGCTATTTTCACTAAGCTTTTTTTTTCTAGATAGCAACCTACATTTCACTTTGTAACATGCATAACATCATGAGCAAAACAGGAATGTGACAATAAGCACAGCCGCTTAGGACGGAAAGTAACTTCTATGGTAAAATAGTGATATTACATAACAAAAACCACTAACTAGGGTAACAGAACGATTCTTGTCTATTGCgctttacgcaactgggttttcaaaaaaaatttgaaaatatagcaataatatactcatattaaagataaaaaacattcgttttttggtgcaatttttataaaaaaaataatgtcgtatggaATGGTTATTAACGTTTAgaaaatggggggaattggaggagagataAACTATTGcattggattgactagaatgtcCGTAGACAAACTCACGTGCCTCCTTTTTTtcttcaatttcactcatttaatcttagcccttgactAATAAATAGATGGATATGCACATGACTAGAGTGTACTGAATTGCCCTCATGTGCAATGAACATGACTAGAGTGTATTGAAAATTTTAATtgggttagtgttaaaggacgaaaggtgtaatgcgttttccaaataaaggattgtgactgtaattattgaagttaaagactatccgttgcaatccgatacaaacataaaggacgaaaagtgtaatttacccttgttttattgttaatttatattttaaaataaaaagaaaccatcactagtgatgggcatttccactaaaatccatcactagtgacgGAACGAAGCTCGATGAtgtggcggaacttgattggatgttgtgagtgacgGAATTTCATCACTAGTGGAGTGCCCCTACCCCACTAATAGGAAGAACAATAAACATCTAAAATACTAATGTAATCATTACCCTAAGCGTAGATGTATAAAACATTATAATCATGTATAAATAATTATAACCATGTATAAAACATTATAAGTACCGGTCAATGTGTCATTTACTATTAGACGAGTAAAACAGTTACTTTGAGTATGTCAACATAAACATTTTCTTATCCGATTTATTCATGACATTTTACTATTTCATGATACTTATAATCAAATTGCAATTGTTTCTTTGTTTATTGATTACTAATGATGAATGTGTACGATTTTCATCAGATAATTGTTCAAGGCCCTTTATGAATTTATTTTGATTTTTAACTTTTGTTGTTGAATATATCAGGACATGTCTAAGCGATCAAAGTGTCAATATTTATCTTTTTCTAAACTTCCTACGACTGCTGACACTTCAAATTGTAAGATTGTTAATATTTCAAGCGCCAAAATAACTTCTTCATTGTTTGCCATCGTTGGTGATAGAAAAAAGGTTGAGAGGTTTAAGCCATTTTTAATTTTAGAGAGCGTTTGAGAATTAGAGAAGTGGTGTAATCAAACATAAACATTCAACACCTATTTATACTAAGTTGTAAATTAGGAGGGCTAAAATGGTAAATAACCGGTTCCAAATGGCTATATTACCATTAGGAACTGGTTCCAACAGTCATATCCATTTTATTTTAAACATTATTGGTTGTACCCAATTTTCGGGTAGAAACCGGACCCGACCTATACCTCTAGTACCGATGGTCAAATGCATTATATTATAACCATACTCGGCCCTACAAGGTACCCCACTATACGTGTAGTACCGGGGTCTGGTTTGATCAAAAACCCAATTCCAATTGTACCCGATTGAGCCTTACCCCATTTTAGACTTCAAATTTGTTACCTAGGCTAGGAGTTGAAGTGCTAAATATGATGAGTTCAGTTGCTACGAAGCTCACAAGATCGCTACGCGTGGTCTCCCACACTCCTTCATTAGGTATCTCTCcctctttattttgtttttataaaatgggaTTTTGACCAATACACATACATGTGCATAGTAGGAAGGTCGAAGAATCTGTACTCTTCATCTGCTCCCATAGAGGATGATGATTTCCTCCCTGAAAAACCCGAGTTACAGTTGCAAGGGGTTGATCCCAGAAAAGGTTGGGGCTTCCGTGGTGTGCATAAGGTAGGTAGGTACTTACTCTTTCATCAAAATATTTACGTTTCACATTCCAAGTCAAGTTATGGGATTATTTTTATTACAGGCAATTATATGCGGAAAGGTGGGGCAAGCACCTCTGCAAAAGATCCTAAGAAATGGTAAAACTGTGACCATTTTTACAGTTGGGACGGGTGGCATGTTTGATCAACGAACAATTGGAGCCAAAGACTTGCCAAAACCTGCTCAATGGCACCGAATTGCTGTGCACAATGAAATACTTGGTGCTTATGCCGTTCAACAACTCACcaaaaagtaatttttttttacatagtTATTTTTATTATGTGTGTTTGTATCTTTATTTTGTCATGATGTGCAGCTCTTCAGTTTATGTAGAAGGTGATATTGAAACAAGAGTTTATAACGATAGTATCAATGGTGAAGTTAAAAACATACCTGAGATCTGCATTCGACGGGATGGTACTTACCCTTTTTACTAAGTAAATCATTTCTTAAATATAACTTATCTGTCACTTAAGTGTAGTTTGTGTTTCATTTCTTAAAAAAATTGTGAGCTTGTTAAACTCTTTTTTACCATACCATTACATGGAATTAAAACGGTGTTTGGATGTGCGTTTTGAAAGTGACCATGTGATAATGAGTTATCTGAAACAACTGTTTTGATCTTTGTCCAATTCTTC
This is a stretch of genomic DNA from Helianthus annuus cultivar XRQ/B chromosome 16, HanXRQr2.0-SUNRISE, whole genome shotgun sequence. It encodes these proteins:
- the LOC110916013 gene encoding single-stranded DNA-binding protein, mitochondrial isoform X2, with amino-acid sequence MMSSVATKLTRSLRVVSHTPSLGRSKNLYSSSAPIEDDDFLPEKPELQLQGVDPRKGWGFRGVHKAIICGKVGQAPLQKILRNGKTVTIFTVGTGGMFDQRTIGAKDLPKPAQWHRIAVHNEILGAYAVQQLTKNSSVYVEGDIETRVYNDSINGEVKNIPEICIRRDGKIRLFKTGESINIISFDELREGLI
- the LOC110916013 gene encoding single-stranded DNA-binding protein, mitochondrial isoform X1, producing MMSSVATKLTRSLRVVSHTPSLVGRSKNLYSSSAPIEDDDFLPEKPELQLQGVDPRKGWGFRGVHKAIICGKVGQAPLQKILRNGKTVTIFTVGTGGMFDQRTIGAKDLPKPAQWHRIAVHNEILGAYAVQQLTKNSSVYVEGDIETRVYNDSINGEVKNIPEICIRRDGKIRLFKTGESINIISFDELREGLI